A window of Clostridium taeniosporum genomic DNA:
TGAACTTGTTAAGAGAAGAAAGATAACCATAGTAAAAAGAATGCGAACATATTTAGATATGGTAAATAGTGATAAAGAATTAATAACAACAGTAATACCTATGGGTGATGGTATTGCAGTGACAAAAAGGAGGTAATTTAAAATGAGAAAACCAGAAATTTTAGCACCAGCTGGAAATTTAGAAAAATTAAAAATTGCAATAGATTTTGGTGCTGATGCTGTATATTTAGGTGGAGGAAAACTTAATTTAAGAGCATTTTCAAATAACTTTACTAATGAAGAAATGGCAGAGGGAATAAAATACTGCCACGATAGAGGTAAAAAAGTATATGTAACATTAAATGTTTTTGCAAGAAATCCTGATCTTAAAGGTGCTGGAGAATATATTAAAAGTTTATATGAATTAGGTGTTGATGCAATTATTGTAGCAGATCCTTCATTGATTGCTATAGCAAAAGAAGTAGCACCAGATTTTGAAATACATTTAAGTACTCAAGCTAATACTGTTAATTGGGTAGCAACTAAATTTTGGTATGATTTAGGAGTAAAAAGAGTTGTATTAGCAAGAGAATTAACTTTTAATGAGATAAAAACAATAACATCTAATATTCCAGAAGATTGTGATATAGAAGCTTTTGTTCACGGTTCAATGTGTATATCTTATTCAGGAAGATGTTTAATATCTAATTATATGCTTGGAAGAGATGCTAATAAAGGTGTATGTTCAAATGCATGTAGATACAAGTATTATCTTATGGAAGAAACAAGACCAGGAGAGTATTATCCAGTAATTGAAGATGAAGATGGTACATATATAATGAATTCTAAGGATTTATGTATGATTAAATATATACCTGAACTTGTACAAAGTGGAATATATTCATTTAAAATAGAAGGTAGAATGAAGAGCGAATTTTATGTGGCATCTGTTGTGAAAGCTTATAGAGAAGCTTTAGATAGTTACTATGAGGATCCACAAAACTACGAATTCAAAGAAGAATGGATGGATACATTAAATAAAATAAGTCATAGAAAATACCATACTGGTTTCTTTTTAGGTAGAATGGGTGAACAAAATTATGATGAATCATCTTATGTAAGAGATTATGACATTGTAGGTATGGTTAAAGATTATAATCCAGAAACTAAGACAGCTACAATACTTCAAAAAAATAGAGTTTTTGAAAATGATGAAGTAGAAGTACTAAGACCGCATACTCCATATTTTAAAGTTAAACTTTTAGATATGTTTGATGCAGAGAAAAATGTAAAAACTAATGTTGCTAATAGAGCGCATATGACATTTACGGTTAAAGTAGATGAACCGTTACAAAAGAACGATATGTTAGTAAAATCTAATAAAGTACTATCATTATAAAATAAAATATTATATATTGAATAAAACACCTTATCTAAGGCTAAAATTTAAGCTGAAGAGAGGTGTTTTGTATTTTTACTGATAAATATAATAGGAAAAAAAGATTGTTACAAGTTATGGCTTTTTTTATTACACTAATAATAGTTTTAACTATGAGATTATATGTTCTACAGGTACATCCGTCAGAAAAAGTACAGGTATCTTATCAAAATCATCAGATGGAAAATATAAGTGATATAAAATATATGATTTTAGATACTAATGGAAAAGATTTGATGAAGTATGATAAAAAATATATTTTAGTTATAGATATTAAACCTTTTAGTTTAAATAATTATGAAGAAACATTAGAAGACTTAATGGCATTGAATTTTATAATGAAATCTGAAAAACCAGAGTTTAATTACTCTGAAATAATGAAATCTCAAGGAAAAATTTATTATAATATTTCCGAGGAAACATATAACAAGATAAATAAACTTAAAAATATAAAGGGAATATATACATATGTTTCTGACAAAGTAGACACTAAAAAAGCTTGGAGTGTTAGTAGTTTTTTATCTGATATTTTAGATGAAAATCAAATAGAAGGATCTTTACAATATGAGTTAAAAGAATATTTAAAAAATAATGATTTACCTAAAAAGAATTTTTATTTAAATGATAAATCTGTATATGCTAAACAAAGTGTAAATATAAATAAAGATAATAAAAATTTAAAATTGACTATTGATAAAGATATAGAAGATAAAATAAGAAGTGTTCTTGAAAAAGATGAATATAAATATTTGAAAAATGTTGGGGTAAGTATTTTAGAAAGTGATACTGGAAAAATAAGAGCTTTGGTACAAAAAGATGAAAGTGCAGCTAATATAAATTTGGGTATACAAGAAATAGGCTATGAACCTGGTTCAATATATAAAATAATTACATTGGCTTCAGCTCTAGAAATGGGATTAGTTAATGTAAATGATATATTTACATGCAATAGTAATATATGCAGGGTTAATCATGGAACTTTAACAGTGAGAAACGCATTGGTTAAATCATGTAATGATATATTTGGAAAAATAGGTTCTTTAGTTGGATATGATAAATTAATGGAATATTCTAAAAAACAAGGGTTATATAGTAGGGTGTTAAATTTAGAAGGTGAAAACAAAAACGAAACATCAGGAATACAGCCCAAAGAGGAAGCGGGAATGAATAATATATCAATAGGACAATGTATGAATGTTTCGCCAATTCAAATGTTAGGAGCTGTTAATACTATAGTTAATAATGGGGTTTATGTAAAGCCTTATTTAGTAGAAAGTATTTTGGATAAAGATGATAACGCAGTAAAAGAGTTTAAAAGTGATAGAAAAAAAATCTATAGTGAAATAACATCTAGATTAGTAAAAGATGCAATGAAAGAAGTAGTTTTAAAGGGTACTGGAATAAAGGCGTATATACCAAATTTCAATATAGGAGGAAAAACAGGATCAGCCACTTCTAGCGATGGAAATACTCATGGATGGTTTGTAGGATATTTTAATTTCAATAATAAGACATATACTATGCTAGTCTTTGTACCTAACATAGAGTCTCAAAATTTGGGGACTGATGTAGAGCTTGGAGGAGGAGATACAGCTGCACCTATATTTAGAGATATAGTAAAAACTTTAAATAATAAATAATATAATTAAATAAATAAGCAACTTTTTTTAATTTCAAACATATTATAATATCAAGCACTGTTATGGAGGAAAAAGGTGTTTGTATTAAATGGTTTCATAGAATTGATATGTAATACACTATTTTTAACTGGATATATAAGTAGTGGAAATACATTTCCCAACCCACTTAATGAGAGTGAAGAGGAAGAATACTTAAAGAGACTTAAAGATGGAGATAAGACAGCAAAGGGTGTTTTAATTGAAAGAAACTTAAGACTGGTAGCACATATAGTAAAGAAATATTCTTTTCCCAATAAAGATATAGATGAATTAATCTCTATCGGAACTGTTGGGTTGATTAAAGCAATTGATTCATTTAATTCAGATAAGGGTACTAGGCTTGCTACTTATGCCTCTAGGTGCATAGAAAATGAAATCTTAATGTTGTTTAGAAATAATAAAAAACAAAGAAGTGAAGTATATCTTCAAGATCCTATTGGTGTAGATAAAGAAGGAAATGAAATTTGTCTTATCGACATATTAAGTAGTGATAATGATTCGGTTTTGGAAAAAGTAGAAAATAACTTGCAGATTAAAGATCTTTATAAAAAAATTAAAGATTGTTTAACTAAAAGAGAAAGTACAATACTTATAATGAGATATGGATTAATAGATGGAAATAGA
This region includes:
- a CDS encoding peptidase U32 family protein: MRKPEILAPAGNLEKLKIAIDFGADAVYLGGGKLNLRAFSNNFTNEEMAEGIKYCHDRGKKVYVTLNVFARNPDLKGAGEYIKSLYELGVDAIIVADPSLIAIAKEVAPDFEIHLSTQANTVNWVATKFWYDLGVKRVVLARELTFNEIKTITSNIPEDCDIEAFVHGSMCISYSGRCLISNYMLGRDANKGVCSNACRYKYYLMEETRPGEYYPVIEDEDGTYIMNSKDLCMIKYIPELVQSGIYSFKIEGRMKSEFYVASVVKAYREALDSYYEDPQNYEFKEEWMDTLNKISHRKYHTGFFLGRMGEQNYDESSYVRDYDIVGMVKDYNPETKTATILQKNRVFENDEVEVLRPHTPYFKVKLLDMFDAEKNVKTNVANRAHMTFTVKVDEPLQKNDMLVKSNKVLSL
- a CDS encoding peptidoglycan D,D-transpeptidase FtsI family protein, which encodes MAFFITLIIVLTMRLYVLQVHPSEKVQVSYQNHQMENISDIKYMILDTNGKDLMKYDKKYILVIDIKPFSLNNYEETLEDLMALNFIMKSEKPEFNYSEIMKSQGKIYYNISEETYNKINKLKNIKGIYTYVSDKVDTKKAWSVSSFLSDILDENQIEGSLQYELKEYLKNNDLPKKNFYLNDKSVYAKQSVNINKDNKNLKLTIDKDIEDKIRSVLEKDEYKYLKNVGVSILESDTGKIRALVQKDESAANINLGIQEIGYEPGSIYKIITLASALEMGLVNVNDIFTCNSNICRVNHGTLTVRNALVKSCNDIFGKIGSLVGYDKLMEYSKKQGLYSRVLNLEGENKNETSGIQPKEEAGMNNISIGQCMNVSPIQMLGAVNTIVNNGVYVKPYLVESILDKDDNAVKEFKSDRKKIYSEITSRLVKDAMKEVVLKGTGIKAYIPNFNIGGKTGSATSSDGNTHGWFVGYFNFNNKTYTMLVFVPNIESQNLGTDVELGGGDTAAPIFRDIVKTLNNK
- the sigK gene encoding RNA polymerase sporulation sigma factor SigK, with translation MFVLNGFIELICNTLFLTGYISSGNTFPNPLNESEEEEYLKRLKDGDKTAKGVLIERNLRLVAHIVKKYSFPNKDIDELISIGTVGLIKAIDSFNSDKGTRLATYASRCIENEILMLFRNNKKQRSEVYLQDPIGVDKEGNEICLIDILSSDNDSVLEKVENNLQIKDLYKKIKDCLTKRESTILIMRYGLIDGNRKTQREIAGTLGISRSYVSRIEKKALKKLKKELFGKI